In the Desulfosporosinus acidiphilus SJ4 genome, AGTAACTCAAAGACAATCATGAGAAAGGCCATATAGAGGCCATATATAATGTAATGCCACTCTATTCCGTGCCAAATTCCCATTATAAGAAAAAGCAAAAAGTAAAAAGTAAAAAGTAAAAAGTAACCGATAGCGGAAGCGGTGTAGCGCCTGTTAAAACGTTTCTTTTTGGCACTGTCGAGAACAAGTCCATGGATTAGCTCGTCTTATTTCTATAGGTAAAATCCCTTTAACCGTGAATGATATGCCCCCCTTAATGTGAACTGCACTCCATTTGTTAGACAGAAAAGTATATTCTAAACTGTGGCGCAGTTATCAGTTGTTTGCAATTATTGGTAATATTTGCTAGACTAACTTCGTTAGGTATTAAATCCTATCATGAGTTTTAGCGTAATTTATTTAAGTTTGATAGCCATTATTTTGGAGTAAGCAGATGATTAAACGTCTAAGTATGCGCTTTTTAATTTGTGGGATAATGTGGGTTGGACTTTATACAGTTCAATGGGAGGGCCATAAGAACCAGCTCGTTTTGCCAGCTCTCATTCTTACGGGTATAGTCCTTCTTGGAAGTTTGCTGGAACAAGTCATAAACTATCAAGGGGATCCCTATATTCTTCCAGTTGTTCAGGCTATTTTAGCTATCGGAATTGTATTTGTAGTACGAATTAGCCCAGACTCTGCAGTACGCCAATTCTGGTGGGTGATTATTGGCCAAATAATATTCTATGTGGTTCTATTGATAATTCGAGACTATCGTCAGTTAGGTAAGTATCGTTATCTTTCAGGGCTACTGGCAGTTGGATTGCTGTTGGCGACACTCTTATTCGGTTTTTCAGCCGGTGGAGCAAAAAGCTGGTTGAGAATCGCTGGAATTGGAATTGAACCAGAGGAATTTGTAAAACTGGCCTTACTACTATTTCTTACAACGTATTTGGAAGACAATGAAGAACTGTTAAGGATAGGGACCGTCCAAATAGGGAAATATTCGTTGCCTGACTGGCGCACCATGGGGCCGTTTATGCTAATAGCTATATTTGTCTTAGGGATTTTAGCAGCTCAGAAGAGCTTAGGAGTAGCCTTGTTATTTTATTTGCTCTTCGTCCTTATGCTTTATGTTGTAACTGAGAGACCAATTTATCTAGCGATAGCTGTCCCAATTTTTTTACTTACAGGAACATTAGGTTATAAACTGTTTACTCATGTGCGTGTCAGAGTTTCTGTGTGGATGAACCCTTGGCAGGACCCATCAGGAATGGGGTATCAAATTGCCCAATCTCTGTTCGCAATCGGTGGCGGAGGAATCTTAGGAACAGGGTTAGGTAATGGTATCGGTGCAGGAAGTGTACCCGTGGCCAGTTCGGATTTCATTTTCTCAATTATTGCGGAAGAGTTGGGGTTCATCGGGGCCATGGCGGTGCTATTACTTTTTCTTTTTGTTGTTATGCGAGCCTTTACGGTAAGCCTGAGAGCAAAAGATCGGTTTGGGCAAATATTAGCGGCAGGTATTGCGATTCTTATAGGGACGGAAACGTTGATTATTTTAGCTGGGGTTACTAAACTACTTCCTTTGACCGGTATACCACTTCCTTGGGTTAGTTATGGTGGAAGCTCAATCATAGTTCATTTTATCTTGCTAGGCGTGTTACTAAATATTTCAAACGCCACAGCAGTAGGTAATGATAAGAACATAAATGTAGTAAGAGAGTTGGGAAAACAGACAAAATTAAAATCAGCTGCTAAAAATAACTATTGAGAGAACTAAGCCCCCAAATAAAACCATAATTGGAGAGGATTATTATCTGGCATGATGAGATGTTTTTTTCAGCTTTGATTTGTTGCCGAGTATCAGTTATTTAACCTTCAAACTTAAAACAAAGAGTGTTTGAAAACACAACCGAGAGAAACCGCTAGAAATCATAAGAATTCAGCGGTTTTTCTGCACATATTGAAGGAAAATAGTATAATTAAGACTAGGAAAGAACAATTGGTCAGGTGTTTCCAAATTGTCAAAGCCGGGGAAGAAAGTACATAGCCAAGTTGTTTTTAAGAAGTATAATCAGAACCAACTGAGCTTACCGATGGGTTTAGAAAGTCAAATTCCTCCCAATTATACAGTAGAGAAGGATTAATAGAGATGACGGGAATACCTTTTGAAATTAATAAACTTAAGAAATATATTAAAGATTATATAAAGTATAATAACTACAAACAACATCTTATTATTACAATTCTGTTAATTATTAGCATAGTTTGTCTTTGTCTTAAATTTAGCAATGAAAATTATTATGATAAGACAATTGCTAAAATTACCTCAATAACTACCAAAAATTCCAATAATGAACAAATTAAAGAGCAACAAGTTAACGCAATTATTATGAACGGAGCTTATAAAGGAGAAAAAATTCAACTGCAGAATTCATCAACGTATTCTCATGCTACCGACTTGGATTTAAAATTAAATAATGAGGTTTTCGTCAAACTTCAAGTAAATCAGGATAATAAGATTACAGCCGCCGTAATCCTAGATCTTAAACGGGATACATATCTTGCTTATGTTTGTATTTTATTTGTTTTGTTAATTTCTTTAATAGGAGGGGTTAAGGGATTAAGGTCTTTGACCAGCGCAATTATCAATGCGGTTATTATTTTTGTCGTTATCAGATTAATTTTACTTGGGTATAACATTATAGTTATTGCCTCATTGGCATGTATTATATTTATTATTGGGTCTTTATTATTGGCAACCGGAATACAAAAAAAGACTTTCGCCGCAATCTTAAGTACGATGGTTGGTACTCTTATTTCCATGTTAATAACTTATACCGTAATAACGCTCTTGCATGCAAACGGAATCCATTACGAAGAAATGGAGTTTTTTAATTTTCCACCGGAACAAATATTTATGGCCGAGATATTAATTGGTACTTTAGGAGCAATCATGGATATTGCTATTTCAATTTCGTCGTCTCTACAGGAAATTTATAATAAAAATCCTTTAATAGAGAAGAATACCCTTCTAAAATCAGGGTTAGAGGTTGGGCAAGATATTATGGGTACGATGTCCAATACGTTAATTTTTGCTTATATTAGTGGAAGTATCCCTATTATTTTACTCAGATTAATCAATGATGTTTCGATTCTTGATATAATGAATATCAATATCTCTCTTGAAGTCGTACGGGCTCTTACCGGATGTATTGGAATTGTTATCAGTGTTCCTGTGAGCATCTATATTTCTGTGTTTCTGCTGAAAAGAAATAAAATTGGAGAATTTTGAATTATGAATGTCTCAGCTATTCTATTAATAATTCTATTGTTCCTTATGGTCATTATTGGAGGTGAAAAAGGGGCAAACTCCTTCTTAAGTTTATGTTTAAACTTCGTAACCTTTTTTGCTATGCTGATGCTAATAACTAATCAGCTTGACCCGATCAAAGTGACCATCATTGGGTGCATTGTTATTAGCTCCATGACTTTATTTATTATTAATGGTATTAATAATAAATCTATATCATCACTATTATCTGTAATATTAGTTGTAATTTTAACAATGCTATTAACTTACAAAATGGGAACAGACGCAAATATACAGGGATTTAACATTGAACAATTGGAGTATATTCCAATACAAACATCTGGCATTCCCTTGAATTTTTCTAAAGTAGTGTTTTGTGAGATTTTATTGGGATTGTTGGGCGCTATAATTGATGTCTCCATCTCGATCTCTTCTTCCATGAATGAACTATATAAAAATAGCTTAAATATTACTAAGAGTAGTTTATTCAAGTCAGGATTTAACATTGGTCAAGATATTCTGGGAACAATGACAAACACCTTGCTTTTCGCTTATATCGGAGGATTTATGACATTAATTATCAGGTTTGTAAAGCTTAACTACTCTATTCTAGACATGTTAAATTCTAAAGCATTTTGCTCAGAAGTCTTTCAGATTATGTGCTGTGGCATAGGTATTATTCTAATAATTCCTATTACCGCATTTATTTCCTCAACAATTATATTTTTACAATCAGACAGGCTAAAGAATGACTTTTTCGATTAACTATTGAAATATAAACCTTGCACTTAGGAGGGTATCCTTCATGGCAGATCATTTCTACTAATTCGCCCCGAAGATATATGGTATGGAGGGATCTAAGACTTTGATTTATTTATAAATCTAAGTTTAATATATTATTGTCAAAAATCCCTCCGTAGCAGTATTGCTACAGTGTTTTCGGCTACGATACTTCCGATCGCTACAGCATTTTACGTATGCGAAGCATTTGGATTTGAAGCAGGAATTGATAAGAAACTCAAAGAAGCTCCCCAATTTTATACACTATTTACTGCGATCTTGATAATTTCTGTGGGCATTATCCTGATACCAAATGCCCCGCTTATCTTGATAAGCTTATGGTCACAGGTCTTAAATGGTGTATTGCTGCCTGTCGTACTCATTTGTATGATGCTTTTAATCAATAACAAGGAGATCATGGGCGAGCATACGAACAAGCTATTTCATAATATCGTCGGATGGACTACCACTATTATTTTAATTGGTTTAACGATTGCACTTCTTAAGATAAGACAGGCGAGAATTGAACTTAATAGGGTATCAATCCTTGACCAGTGAGTAAAATAAATGATTACGCCCCCGATTAGTACCCCTAAATCTGCCAGCGCATCTCCAGCAAAATGGAGAAAGGCACTTTTTACATTTAAATTTTGGGTGTTTTGCCTAAGATTAAGGACAATTAGAAGATTAACAATCATCCCAGCAATTGCCACGATGATCATTCCTTCAGGTTTAACAGCTTCCAGACCTTTTTTCTACCAAATAAACAAGGGCTAAAGCAATAAGTGATAATGAATGTGGGGATCATTGCTCCTATGTGATTCCTGGGTCTATAAACATCCATAGAATTAAAGAATCTCAAGTTGAGTTCCTTATTTAACCGGTTGAGGTTAATGTTCCTGATTTTCTCTCATGAATGGCTATCCCCATTCATACAAAACACCATCCTAGGATTTTTAACAAAGCCGGGGTATGCCCCCGGCTTATTTAATTAATCAGAAAGTATAAGTTTTGGGGGATCCCCCTTTACTTGCGCGTTTGGTAAAATGGAGCTATGGAAACGAACATTTTGAGATGGATATTTTTCGATGAGCATAAACATTGGGATCGATTTGTAGAAAAATACGGAATTCGAATAAGACCGATCGTGATTAAAGAAGTCGAGAAGTTTCGTAATTGTGGCAACCCTAAAAATGGGTTTAAGCTCTTAGTCTGTGAAGGCTGTCATGACATTCGAATCGTTCCCTATCGTTGTAAGGGGAGATTTTGCACAACATGTTCGAGTGGAGAAACCGAGGAATGGAGCCGAATGATGGCAGAAGATGTTATGCAGGTTAATCATCGACATGTCATTTTTACAATAGACGAAGGGCTAAGAGTTATCTTTCAAAAACACCGAAAGTTGCTAAAACCCCTAATGGATGAAGCGGTAAGAATTGTTCAAGAGTGGTTTAAGAAGAAGTTCAAATTAACTCCGGGAGTCATTGCAGGACTTCATACGTTTGGATCTCGAATTAACTTCAACCCGCATGTCCATATGCTTGTGACAATGGGTGGAATGAAGCAAAGTGGAGAATGGAAAACCTATGACTATATCCCTTTTTCAATGTTACGAAAGCAATGGCAAACTGTCGTAATAAAACTAATCCGTAGTCACTTAAACGAAGGGGAAAAGAAGAAAGTACAACCCTTATTACAGAAGGCCTATTCAGCAAATGGAGAAGGTTTCTATGTCTATGCCCCGAAACAGAAAGGAAATGTAAAAGTACAACTCGGATATATAGGTCGTTATATTCGTCGACCCGCCATTGCATTGCATCGGATTGAGGAATATGACGGTCAATATGTTACATTCAAGTATCACGACAAAAATGACGGACAAGAGAAGCGAGAAACGCTAACAGTAGAAGAGTTTATCTCGCGATTGATCGTACACATTCCAGATGAACAATTTAAAACGATTTGATACTACGGTGTTTACTCTCGTAGGATTAAAACGCTATGCAAAACCCTTGTTTCTGCCTGGCAGAAAGAAGTGAGGAAGTGGATCGTCAAAGTTAAGAAGACAGTAACACGTAGGAAATGGGAAGAACGAATCAAAGAACAAACGGGAAAAGACCCAATGGAATGTCCTCATTGTCAGTGTTATTATGAATACAAGGGTGAAGTCTGTCTAAAAGAGGGACAACTTAAAATTAAGCATGCGAGATGTGAGACAAGTAGAGCATGCCTAGAAAGGATGATCTATAATTTCACCGGTATCCCAAAAACGAAAACCCCGCAAAAAGAAGAAGGCTCAAAGCGAGAAGAGCCTTCTAAAGAGTTCAGTCAATTACATTTGTTTGCAGTGTAATGAACAAGAGGCGATCCCTTTAGAAGTTGTAAGGAAATTTGACGCTATGGATGATGGGGATCCAACTGTGCCACCGCAGTTTAGTTGTGAGAAATGCGGTGGGGAGATGTATCCGGAGTATTATAAAGGACTTCATGGTTGCGAATATAAAATTTCGGATGTTAGAGAAAAATAAAAGGACCGAGGCGCAGCCTCGGTTTTTCTTAGATGTTGGTTGATTCCATGATTAGTTTCCGATAAACGGTATACTACCTCCAAGTGTTTGATAGATAAGTAAAAGGTTTAGAAACGAGATGACCACTGCACAAATAATTGATAAAGAAGTTATCAGCTTTTTGTTAACCAAGACTCCCATAATATCTTTACGCTTTGTAAAATAAATCAGAGCTATAATTGGGATTGGTAAAACGATACTTAATATCACCTGACTAATAACTAATGTCTGGGTGGGATCAACTCCTAATGCCACAATGATCACTGTGGGCAACATAGTAACAATACGGCGTACCCAGACAGGTATACTAAATCCGACGAATCCCTGCATGATCACTTGGCCACCCATAGTACCGACCACAGAACTGGAAATACCGGAGAAAAGTAATGATATTAAGAAAACACTTGCCGATGCCGAACCGAGAATTGGAGTTAATGTTTTATAGGCCGATTGAATATCAGCGACACCGCTATTACCCGTAGAATGGAACGCAGCTGCAGCCGTGTACATCATAGCAACATTAATTAATCCGGCAAAACCCAAGGCTATGAATACTTCTTTAGTGTTGAATTTTTGAAGTTGAATCTTTTCGTGATCATTCTGTGGCACAACTCTGTTTTGGGTTAATCCCGAATGGAGATAGATTGCATGGGGCATAACGGTTGCTCCAATAACTCCGACGGCAAGCATTATGCTTTCACTGTTACCAAGCCAAGGAACAACACAATGGTATGCAACCTGAGAAAAGTTAGGACGAGAAAAAATTGTTTCGATCATATAACAGGCGCCGATCATGACCGCAAAGGCAGCAATAAATTTTTCCAAGGGCCTGAATCCGAAACGATCCAGCATTAGAATCAAATAAGTGGCTAAACCGGTCAAAATGGTGGCATAAAGCATTGGAATGCCAAACAATAAATTTAACCCTAGGGTTGCCCCCAAGAATTCTGCAAGATCGGTCGCCATCGCAGCTATTTCAGATACTCCCCACATGGAATAGGACATTCGTTTCGAAAAGTAAGTTCTGCAAAGTTCTGGCAAGTTCTTGCCCGTTGCAATACCGAGTTTAGCTGACATGTTTTGTAAGAGCATCGCCATCAGATTGGCGAGAACGACGACCCATAACATGTTATATCCGAACAAGGAACCACTTTGAATGTTGGTGGCAAAGTTTCCTGGATCAATGTAAGCAACAGAGGCGATGAAAGCTGGACCCAAAAACGGGAGCAAGGCCCTGATTCCTTTACGCTTTCCCATTATAGCTGAACGGCAAGCCTCTATGGTCTTATTCGTGTCGTTTAACTTTAAGGGAATTGAAACATTGCGAGTTACACCCTGAGAAATATTAAACCCATCACTCATTGAAATGTACCTCCTCGATAGTTATCCTAATTACACCCCGATTTGTTTAATATGATTTTTAAAGCATGGCAAATTAAGTGTAAGAAATATGAAATTAGCGAATATAATAAAGCAACTTGGATTGAGACCAACCTAAATATCACTTCACTTCCTTGGATAACATTTGTTTGATTCAGGGTACTTTTTAGAAGGGGTGTAAAAATTGCTAACACCCAGCTTAGAAGATTATTTAGAGGAGATATATCGGTTTTCATTAACTCTCGATATTGTCAGGGTGACAGACATCAGTAAAAGGCTTGATGTTGCTTTGCCATCCGTTACGAAAGCCCTCTATAAATTAAGAGAAGAGCGTTATATAGATTACGAACGATATGGAGAGATCAGACTCACCGATAAAGGAAAAGAGTTTGGATCCTACTTAGTGGCTAGAAACCAATTGCTACAAGAGTTTCTTGGGTTAATATGTAGCAAATGTGACTTCGCTGCGGAGGCGGAAGCAATGGAACACTACCTCTCAACGGCAACGATCGAAGCCATCAAGACTCTCGTGGAGTTTATAAAAAGCAATTCAACTTGGCAATTAGCATTTATCAATTTCATGGAGGGAAAAATTAAGCAGAATTCGTAGTGAAGTAGGGCAAGTTGACAATGTAATCCATCTATGTAACCTCCTTTAACTATTTCAACGGGTTAGCCTTAGCTAACTAAAGGGATGTTTTAAAAATAGAATACGTAAGATATTATAAAGTGCTACAAATCATGACTGACAATATAAGCCAAATAGCGTTTGTAAATAAAAATGATCCGGTGGTTTTATGATATGCCCCAATTCTACACACTTTTTACCGCAATCCTGATATTTGCTGCGTGTATTATTCTTATACCTAATGCTCCGCTAATCTTGATAAGCCTTATGGTCACAGGTTCTAAACCGTGTATTGCTGCTAGTCGTTCTGATTTTCATGATGCTTTTAATAAATAACACGCATAATGGGCGAGCATACGAACAAGTTATTTCATAATATAGTCGGATGGACTACTACGATAATTTTAATCGGTTTGACGATTGCTCTTTTAGTTCCTTTATGTAAGAATTGGAATCATACGACTAGGGATCTTTCTTGTACTTCTCTTTCTCATGCAGGTGTAGATTGCACTTTCCGTGAGGCTCCACAATCATATAGCATGGAGCACTATGGCGATTATTGTGCCCCTGACACTCTTGTTAGTCGTAACCTCACTTTGCTCAAAGGTTTTTATTCAAACGATGGGGAAAATTGTTATATCTGATCAGCACTTAAGATGGAAAGAGTGATTGAGAATTAATATTCAATCACTCTTTCCATCTTAAGCATTGTCGTTTAGAAGGTTTAATAATTGTAAATCTCACTATAAAAAACTGTTTCCTTGATTATCATCTAAGTTGTTCTAAAGGTTGCTACACTGTTCATTTTGACTAAATTGAATATCATAGGTTTTAAAGTTCTGTTCAGATTGGTTATTATTGGTTATTGGATTGATCTCTGGCAAACTATGAGGATTGCATAATAATGAATTGGATTTATTTTTGCGATTCGAGACATTAGTCTTAGGTGGTGTTTTGATGCATATATTTGCCGGACGCTTTGCAAAGACTTCGCTTGTTTTACCTTGTTCAAAAAGTCCAGAGGCTACCTTCTTAATATCATTGGGGTAAACATCCCAATAACTAATCTTATTTTCAGTCGAAAAATAGCCTGGCAACGTCTGAGAAACTACTTGTACACTATCCCAATGTAATATCATGCCTGAAAACGAAAGGAGCTTGGCCATACTGAGGTTAGTGTATATTGACTTATATGCCTGTGGTATCAACCAAGGTGATTTAAGAAGAGCCTTTGGTTGTTTCAGTTCTTGAACAATAGCTTTTAAAACTGCTTGTTGACGAGCACTTCTAGAGATGTCTGCTAATTGATCATGTCGAAACCGAACATATTGTAAAACCTGTGAGCCATTCAAAAGTTGACGCCCTTTTCTCAGATTTATAATGCCATCTTCTTTGTCACCTGTCTCAAAATACATGTTTTTTTCCACATTAACAGTTATCCCGCCTAAAATGTCTATGATTTTTTTGAATCCTGTAAAATCAACCAGGATAAATCCGTCGATTTTTTGGCCCAATAGTTGTTCAACCGTTCTTACAGTTGACTCTGGTCCGCTTTCAAGACGGGCTACGGCATTGATCTTTTGCTTATTATACTTAGGCAAAATTATCTGAGTGTCACGTGGAACTGAAAGAAATTCTACTCGATTATGAGAAGGATCAATATGAGCAGCGATAATTGTATCGCTGTTACCCCAAGAATTATCATCTGGACGTTTATCTACTCCTAATAAGAGTATAGTTAATGAACCTTTAGGGTTAGTTAAATTAATCGGAAATGATGAACTGCTACCCTTAGCTGTAGATGCAACAGATGTTGCCGAAGGATTATTTGTAACCTGCCTAGTATTCTTCGGGTGGTGGGCAACTCTAGAAAGCAAAATACCGTAACTTGTTATTACGGTCAATAAAATTAGAATTACAATAGCTAATCTGTTTTTATGTAAATTCATTATCTTACCCCATTAATCGCTTATCCATTTTATAGGATTGGTTTTGAGGTAGGATATTATACTTTGGATTTCTAAAAATACCTGTATTTCTAATACTATAAGAAATATAACTTTTGAATCAATGTTTTAATAAAACATATAATCCCACTCCGATAAGGATTAACCCTTCTAGTCTAGGGAGTAAAGAATTTACTCGGCTGATAAATTGAGTACTCTCTACAGTTGAGTCTTCAACCCTCTTATACATAAGTAATCGCTCCTTTTACTAAATAAAAGGATTTTGAAGAATATTTAATGTCAAGCAGAAGGGATAGTTCCACTCCTGCTTTCTTCCGGAATAAAACAGAATAATCGTCAGTTCATTATTTGATGGATGCCTACCAATATAAGTAGAATTGCTGAAATTGTAGTCGCTCTTTCGCCAAATCTTTCAGAAGCAAATTTAAGTCCAAGTATTGCACAGAGACCAGTGCATAAAAAGGAGAACAATCCGGAAACCGTTGCCATCGTCAAAATGTTAAGTTTTGTTATACCAGCGCTAAACCCACCTGCCAAATTATTAAGGGATAAAGCTATCCCCAGAATTATTGATTCTGAAAGACTTATAGACTTTGAATTATCCAGATCGGCTTCCTCAGGGTTGCGTAACACACGAAGCAAATGATTATCTGTAAGTTGCTCGAACGTTTGATCAGTTTGGTGTTGCTGACTGAATACATAAACGGCTTCGGGAGCTTTTGTAAAAAACTGTTGAATTAAAACATAAATCCCAAGACTAATAAGAACTAGCATACTAATTAATTGACATGTAAACGGGGTAAGCCAGTGTGAAATCAAATGTCCAAAGAGGCCCCCTGCGAGAGCCAATGCGAAGCCCATAAACGCAATAATGGTATTAGCAATCAATGAAATTCTGACTTTCCTTACACCATATGCAATGCCTACTCCGGCGTTATCAATATTAGATGCGATTCCGATTGCAAAGATAAGTAACAGATTATTTAATGCCACTTGAACCACTCCTCAATTTAATATGCTTCATCTTATTAATGTCTTTGAGGAGTTGCGCAAGTACCATGACCTTAGGGTAATCATGGTAAATAATTCTAGTTTCGTAATCTGTAAAAGTAATAGTATTTCCGAATAGGGGAGAATTTCTGTATGTTTTTGGCATCAATCATATAATTTAACCTTCATGAATATTTCATAGATTGTTCGAGATTTACACAATTAGCAGTGCTATAATGCTTACGATGAAATTAGAATTGAATTGAGAGTTTGAACGAGAAATTTTTCGGTTTTTAATGATTGAAAGGAGATTGGAAGCTAATGGGGTTGTTTAGTAAGGTAAAGGATCTATTCCAAGCAAATACTATAGATCTTATATCTAAGGCCGAAGATCCAGAAAAAATGTTAAATCTTTATGTTGAACGTGCGACAGAGGAAGTTCACAATTTTCAAATTCAAGTTAACCGTGCTCTAGCGGATAAGATTCAACTTGAGGAGCGTATTCAAGTCTTGAATAAGGAAATTAAAGTGAGGAGCGAACAAGCTGCACTTGCTGTCCAGCAGGGTAAGGATGACCTGGCGAGAACTGCTCTAACGTATAAAAACCAAGCT is a window encoding:
- a CDS encoding FtsW/RodA/SpoVE family cell cycle protein; the protein is MIKRLSMRFLICGIMWVGLYTVQWEGHKNQLVLPALILTGIVLLGSLLEQVINYQGDPYILPVVQAILAIGIVFVVRISPDSAVRQFWWVIIGQIIFYVVLLIIRDYRQLGKYRYLSGLLAVGLLLATLLFGFSAGGAKSWLRIAGIGIEPEEFVKLALLLFLTTYLEDNEELLRIGTVQIGKYSLPDWRTMGPFMLIAIFVLGILAAQKSLGVALLFYLLFVLMLYVVTERPIYLAIAVPIFLLTGTLGYKLFTHVRVRVSVWMNPWQDPSGMGYQIAQSLFAIGGGGILGTGLGNGIGAGSVPVASSDFIFSIIAEELGFIGAMAVLLLFLFVVMRAFTVSLRAKDRFGQILAAGIAILIGTETLIILAGVTKLLPLTGIPLPWVSYGGSSIIVHFILLGVLLNISNATAVGNDKNINVVRELGKQTKLKSAAKNNY
- a CDS encoding YibE/F family protein: MTGIPFEINKLKKYIKDYIKYNNYKQHLIITILLIISIVCLCLKFSNENYYDKTIAKITSITTKNSNNEQIKEQQVNAIIMNGAYKGEKIQLQNSSTYSHATDLDLKLNNEVFVKLQVNQDNKITAAVILDLKRDTYLAYVCILFVLLISLIGGVKGLRSLTSAIINAVIIFVVIRLILLGYNIIVIASLACIIFIIGSLLLATGIQKKTFAAILSTMVGTLISMLITYTVITLLHANGIHYEEMEFFNFPPEQIFMAEILIGTLGAIMDIAISISSSLQEIYNKNPLIEKNTLLKSGLEVGQDIMGTMSNTLIFAYISGSIPIILLRLINDVSILDIMNINISLEVVRALTGCIGIVISVPVSIYISVFLLKRNKIGEF
- a CDS encoding YibE/F family protein codes for the protein MNVSAILLIILLFLMVIIGGEKGANSFLSLCLNFVTFFAMLMLITNQLDPIKVTIIGCIVISSMTLFIINGINNKSISSLLSVILVVILTMLLTYKMGTDANIQGFNIEQLEYIPIQTSGIPLNFSKVVFCEILLGLLGAIIDVSISISSSMNELYKNSLNITKSSLFKSGFNIGQDILGTMTNTLLFAYIGGFMTLIIRFVKLNYSILDMLNSKAFCSEVFQIMCCGIGIILIIPITAFISSTIIFLQSDRLKNDFFD
- a CDS encoding cation transporter, giving the protein MIIVAIAGMIVNLLIVLNLRQNTQNLNVKSAFLHFAGDALADLGVLIGGVIIYFTHWSRIDTLLSSILACLILRSAIVKPIKIIVVVHPTIL
- a CDS encoding IS91 family transposase, producing METNILRWIFFDEHKHWDRFVEKYGIRIRPIVIKEVEKFRNCGNPKNGFKLLVCEGCHDIRIVPYRCKGRFCTTCSSGETEEWSRMMAEDVMQVNHRHVIFTIDEGLRVIFQKHRKLLKPLMDEAVRIVQEWFKKKFKLTPGVIAGLHTFGSRINFNPHVHMLVTMGGMKQSGEWKTYDYIPFSMLRKQWQTVVIKLIRSHLNEGEKKKVQPLLQKAYSANGEGFYVYAPKQKGNVKVQLGYIGRYIRRPAIALHRIEEYDGQYVTFKYHDKNDGQEKRETLTVEEFISRLIVHIPDEQFKTI
- a CDS encoding Nramp family divalent metal transporter, with protein sequence MSDGFNISQGVTRNVSIPLKLNDTNKTIEACRSAIMGKRKGIRALLPFLGPAFIASVAYIDPGNFATNIQSGSLFGYNMLWVVVLANLMAMLLQNMSAKLGIATGKNLPELCRTYFSKRMSYSMWGVSEIAAMATDLAEFLGATLGLNLLFGIPMLYATILTGLATYLILMLDRFGFRPLEKFIAAFAVMIGACYMIETIFSRPNFSQVAYHCVVPWLGNSESIMLAVGVIGATVMPHAIYLHSGLTQNRVVPQNDHEKIQLQKFNTKEVFIALGFAGLINVAMMYTAAAAFHSTGNSGVADIQSAYKTLTPILGSASASVFLISLLFSGISSSVVGTMGGQVIMQGFVGFSIPVWVRRIVTMLPTVIIVALGVDPTQTLVISQVILSIVLPIPIIALIYFTKRKDIMGVLVNKKLITSLSIICAVVISFLNLLLIYQTLGGSIPFIGN
- a CDS encoding metal-dependent transcriptional regulator → MLTPSLEDYLEEIYRFSLTLDIVRVTDISKRLDVALPSVTKALYKLREERYIDYERYGEIRLTDKGKEFGSYLVARNQLLQEFLGLICSKCDFAAEAEAMEHYLSTATIEAIKTLVEFIKSNSTWQLAFINFMEGKIKQNS
- a CDS encoding LCP family protein translates to MNLHKNRLAIVILILLTVITSYGILLSRVAHHPKNTRQVTNNPSATSVASTAKGSSSSFPINLTNPKGSLTILLLGVDKRPDDNSWGNSDTIIAAHIDPSHNRVEFLSVPRDTQIILPKYNKQKINAVARLESGPESTVRTVEQLLGQKIDGFILVDFTGFKKIIDILGGITVNVEKNMYFETGDKEDGIINLRKGRQLLNGSQVLQYVRFRHDQLADISRSARQQAVLKAIVQELKQPKALLKSPWLIPQAYKSIYTNLSMAKLLSFSGMILHWDSVQVVSQTLPGYFSTENKISYWDVYPNDIKKVASGLFEQGKTSEVFAKRPANICIKTPPKTNVSNRKNKSNSLLCNPHSLPEINPITNNNQSEQNFKTYDIQFSQNEQCSNL
- the ytaF gene encoding sporulation membrane protein YtaF, with the protein product MALNNLLLIFAIGIASNIDNAGVGIAYGVRKVRISLIANTIIAFMGFALALAGGLFGHLISHWLTPFTCQLISMLVLISLGIYVLIQQFFTKAPEAVYVFSQQHQTDQTFEQLTDNHLLRVLRNPEEADLDNSKSISLSESIILGIALSLNNLAGGFSAGITKLNILTMATVSGLFSFLCTGLCAILGLKFASERFGERATTISAILLILVGIHQIMN